In Magnolia sinica isolate HGM2019 chromosome 16, MsV1, whole genome shotgun sequence, the genomic window ctcctctctcccaagccaagtgtggcccaccctctcatctctcatccccaccatcgaaactccatcatccaccgttggaggttgatcataggagctaaggaggctaaggaagcaaggagaaggccgataggtgggtgatccaccgttaattctctctttaaggggcccacttatgatgggacccacttgatgtatgtgtttgtgattaaagaggggcccatagtggcggggtccctccactccaccgatctctctctatttctctctatttctctctctctctctctctctctcttttcattgtgatggtgtggatcccaccaatatgtgttatatctaccccgtccatcaacatcagacggtgtggcccaccctattgcaggtgatgatccacaccatccactgtttagatggacccaatacacccttctttctatatattatattttatataatatatatatatatgatatatataatataatatatattgtatatatataatataagatatatattatatatgtatatacatgcaggtgggccacgtgcatgtggagccccaccatgatgcctctGATATTCCACATCGTCCAACGTCTAGAGATGCTGgacgtggctaacagtgaagtgtaaactgacgttGGGGTGTACTCTCCCACTAAGCTtgggggtgggccacttatgcaagccccaccttgatgcatgtacttaatccaagccgtccatcctcttcctcagatcattttaggcgttgagccgaaaaataaattgaatctgaGTTCCTAGCGGCCCATAGCATTAAGAATTATATTCTTTGCCGTTGAAATACACCTTGATACTTCCGCACACTGAactatacccaatattgggcttgataggtgtGTGTGGAGACATGGAAACTAATGGCCGGGTCCGatttccctgatgcgggccccacatatgcaaaacctcaaaaaaaaggggcagcgctgacgctgctgttGCAGAACGcacgcaggcagtgcctgcgcttggcggacggacggcctggcagggacccacggtcccagccgtgggccccaccatgatgtgtgctgcacatcaacaccatgcatttgttgagtcccctttgggacagtgggccctctAAAAACCACCCATATAccacgctcaggtggcccacatcacaggaaacagtggattgaacatctgccattgaaacccttctgggtgtcacagaagttttggattattatgaaatttgttttcccacttcatctgggtccgtgtgacctcgtcaatggtttggatggcatataaacattatggtgggccccactgatgtatGCACCCCCACCCCCGTCCTAGGGTGGGATGGCTGGTGTACTTCACTCCAGCTACTGGAGtagcatcaccaagttctgtgggttatggtgggccccaggtccacgtgaccttatgaacagtttggatggcagataaacagcacggtgggcccctggtccacatcaccttatgaacaggttgggtgaaaaataaacagtatggtgggcccaggtccactgaccttatcagcaggatgggtggaaaataaacatttcagtgggccccatgtctgtgtgactttgtcaacaggctgggtggaaaataaacattatggtgggcgccacgtgggacccactgatgtgtgtgctccacaccttccattagtgtggtccccaccatgaggtatgtacttcatctatgccgtccatccttccatctctatgggatccaccatgtgaatgtgttgcatccaaactatccaaccatttattttgaaatataatttaaggcttgaggcaaaaagaagacagatctatttatcatgtggaccacgatgcacggtgaggattgaacggctaccattgaaatcccttgggaccttatgatcagattgaatgggaaataaatgttatggcgagcctagggaattttaatggtgggaatcattatcaccacttagatttgggcgtggcccatttaccatgtttatggccaggttatgaggcccattgtgatgcatgcaaggcccatgggttatggccattgcagtatatgtaaggcccaattggcgcggcctattcgatatacatatatgaggcccaccttgatatagatatggggctcatgctatgcagcccatttgatgtatttgggtccttgggtcgaggcccaacaggatgtacataaggcccattgcaatgtgtgattcatggcaggccgtgccttgggagcaatgatggtttgatgtccacattgtaaggatgatgttggttaaatgtcctcattgtcactctccctagggcccattaataggcccatacttgcagtgtgtaggccgtctaggcccaccttcgttatgaacaaagcccatcaccacataacatgtttagtatggatccatgattcatgattatatgcatcatatgtatgcctgatgtgaggggtGACTGATTATAGCGTATGCctccgggcagattgtttatgggctccctgataggcggagttaccccacatgagcgctcggtacgcgcaggattgttgcatgtctgatagtttgattcatgcacttgcatttgtgtgattgtgattattgtatgccctagcgataatagggccatagcctccacagacacatcgtgggtggctggattggataccaaaaatattgttactaagcatcagggcgccatagatgtccctgggtgaaaatttctaaacccgatggtactagaggatgattccaacgtcgagaccaagtgggtatatgagcgcacgagggccgaataccaagaggccgcgtctcccactgtgtcgtggtcagttggaaaggggtgtggccttactcgcccgagagtaggggccaatactaggctgagtttaaccagctcatgaattggtctgctatcgatgtgctagataggtattgacagactattggctaggcggatagtgaagtttcttacgctcacttggactgtgcggctaggagagtggcagtgccatttggagtgtattgaaccccgacgattatctagaatgagaattatactgatatatgatgagaattgacatgcttgaactgcatctcgcatcgcatggtcttgacatggctgatagcattcatatcttgcaccgcatagcttagtacggctgattgcattcatgtactcatcagtatgattctGCATTTCTCTGACTCTGctttctaagcacgcttatattgcgcacacacttacaccaccctctaagctttttataagcttatgcacgattgatgcgtgcaggtgacgccaggacgcagccataaccTTGTCGTAGTAGGAGTGTGTAGTCGAGCTTTTGAAGTTTATgatatttgcattatcttgtatttccctttcatatgcattgtactcaaaagttttaatcatagtgaattttatgatggtgttcttgtggttattgttcttgggttatgcttatggttatgcttatactgaatcaaaatcatgcttgaaatcctccttataggatcccaggatcggaacctggtgtatagatgctgggagtcattaaaaataatattatcTATCAATTCGCAATTCCAGAATCCATCATGATTGATTGAGGCGTGACATTTTTAGCAAAAGAATTGCGGGCAATGTCCGAAAAATATGGAATGAAAATCTTGCAGCAGTCTGACCAACTACGAGCGAGCATGATATTTCGCGAGTTCCGGTAGCATGATCTCCCGAGATTTAGGGGTGAGCCCGACTCTTCTGCCACCGAGTTGTGGCGCATTGTGGAGAGAATTTTCGACACCATGCAGTGTCCGAGCAAGCAGAGAGTCTCGTTAGCTACTTTCCTTCTGCAGGGTGAGGCCCGACATTGGTGGTTATCAATATCGAGGATGGTTGGGCCAGGTTTTGTTTGGACCTGGAAGGACTTCGTGGATcgttttgaccagaagttctttcccgagcatgttcaGGAGCAAAGGGCGATTGAGTTTAAGACCCTAGTTCAAGGTGATATGacagtgtcccagtatgaggcccgttttgtAACACTTTCCCGATTCACTTCTTACCTCGTCAATGACAAGAAGTGGAAGGCTCGCCGTTTTGTGAGAGGCTTGCGTCCCGCTCTTCGCAGCTGTATGGTCGGACATTGCTTGACGACATTTGATCAGGTCGTTCACAGAGCGTTGgtatatgaggaggactgggccatCTCTCAGAGGACACGAGATCAAAGTTTCGgtggagactggaagaggagagcACCTTCCAGTAGCTCCATACAGCACCATCAGTAGAGGCCGATCTGAGTTTAGGCAGCCCGCAGTGTAGTCAGCGGCATCATCATCAGCGCAGCCAGCTGCTCCTTCCTCTGGGCCATTTTTCGGTGTTTGTTATGCATGTGGGCAGACATGACATCAGAGGCGTGATTGCCCTCTCCCCTTACAGTAGTAGAGGTCACCACAGTTGCCTCCTCCCCATCCTCCTCAGCAGCAACAATATCAGCAGCGAGCACAACATCAGGCTCCCGCTCCTAGGCCTCCTCCTCAGCACCAGAGGCAGCCAGGCAGGCCTCCACAGCGGCCATAGTAGTAACAGAGACAACAGTAGCAGAGGGGACATGTACCTCCCCCACAGTCCCTAGGTCGAGTATATATTGCTGCACAACAGGTTCAGGTCAAGATCCATAATCTTCAGGCTTGCTTCCTTTGCTAGCTCAGGGCAGATTCTATTCCGCACAGCAGGCGTAGGGCCAGGACCTGTAGTCTTATACCGGTGGAGTTGTCAAGGGTATTCTCCTTGTTTATGCTTGTATTGCTCAtattttgtttgattctggcACTTCCCATTCCTTCGTGGCCAAGGGCTTTTACTGATCAACCGGTATTCCATCGGAATCCACGTCTGAGGGTTTGGCTgtttcgactcccttggggaagtccGCCGTTTTGTGCCGTCGTTGCCCTTCTTGCCCGATTTTGGTTGGTGATATATTCTTACCCGCCAATTTATTTGTGTTGCCGATGGCGgagtttgatgttatcctgggtatggattggcttgccgagtaccatcctatcttggactgtgccgcgagaacagtcacgtttcatattcccagcttgccagtgttccagttcattgtcgagcccagaggagagccgttgtcgaGTTTGTTGGCTTGTATTGCCGAGGAGTCTGTGGCAGGGTGTATTGAGCAGCTTCCAGTAGTCTGCGAGTACCCGGACATGTTCCAGGAGATCCTGGGTTTGCCGCCGCGTCGGcagattgagtttcagattgatttggtgcccggtaccgcACTTATcttgaaggccccctaccggatgacaccgatggagttgtgggaactgcaggagcagttggatgagctcccggagttaggttttattcgtccccgcagttcaccgtggggagccccagtattgatcgtgaagaagaaagatggctcgttgaggctctatgtggattaccgcgagctcaacagggTCACTATCCAGAACCGATGCCCGCTtcctaggatagatgatttgttcgaccagctgCAGGGTGCTCAGTTCTTTTCTAAGATTGACTTGCGCTTCGGTTAcaatcagattcgggtccgaaaggaggacattccgaagacagcattccggAAGCGCTACAGTCACTTTGAGTTTCTAGTCATGTCGTTCGGATTGACCAATGTGCCCGTCATGTTCAtgtagctgatgaacgaggtcttccggcccttccttgatcagttcgtggTTGTGTTTATTAATGATATTCTGGTGTACGAGGACCCGGGAGGATCATGTGATGCACTtgcagattgtgcttgagaccctccgtgcccactagctgtatgcgaagctggagaagtgcgaattCTTGCAGGGAGAGGTGAAGTTCTTCAGTCACATGgggacgagggagggtgtcgctgtggacccctcaaaggttgatgcagtgcattagtgaggccagcccacgaacgtgtCCGAGATTCGTAGCTTTCTTGGTTTGGAGGGATATTATCGATGATTTAtcaagggtttctcccgtattgcagcactaCTGACTCGGTTGACGCGTAAGGGTGCCGAGTTTGTCTGGAGTGACGCAtgtgaggaggcatttatggagttgaaggaccacctcacgtccgctcctgtcctcactcttcctgatgggagtgatggttttgttGTATTTGCCGATTCCTCCAGCGTTggcttaggtgttgtcctgatgcagcacgggaagcctgtGGCGTATCCctcacgccagctcaaggtccacgagctgaactaccccacccatgatttggagctagcaacagctgtcttcgcactgaaggtgtggaggcattatcgttatggggttaggttcgagctcttctcggaccataagagcctgaagtatttattttcgcagtccgagttgaacatgcgaCAAAGGCAATGGATGAAATTGTTGAAGGATTATGACTACGACCTTTAATACCACCCAgataaggcgaacgtggtggcggatgcacccagccgtcaaccacgaggcctggtagTACTGATGATGGTTCGAGAGtagcagatgctcgaggatgctTCGGAGttcgactttgagttcggtctacaTTCTTTCATGGTTtaactttcgagcttgtcgattcaaccctctttggttgctagggtgatcgaggctcagtagacgaacgagtcactttaggagtaccgagcagaggtagcatcCGTGGGGCAGTCAGACtgacagattggttccgatggtggattatgcttcagaggccgatcATGTGTCCCGGACGTGCCAGAGTTACGCGTGATctaatgaccgaggcacaccgatcgagacttatcATCCAcctgggctccacgaagatgtataaagatatgaggagatagtatttttggtcggggatgaaacgccagattgctagcttcgtggctgagtgtgacacttgttagcgtgtcaaggccgatcactagAGACCCCCGGTCCCTTACAGCCATTGAGCGTTCTAGTTTGGAAGTGAGAgcatgtgtcgacagatttcatcatgggtttgccgaggactcaacgcggtcacGATGTCATCTGagttgtcgttgatcgtctgatgaaATTGGTGCATTTCATTCCGATGCGTGCTTTCTGGACTATGGATCAGTTGGCGAGGATCTTCatcgaggagatagtgagactgcacgacattcCGGTTTCGATCATATCTTACCGAGaccccagatttacgtctcagttttgaaggAGTTTTCAGTAGGCGATGGGGTCCACTTTACATCTTagtaccgcttatcatccgcagacggatgggcaaaccgaaagggtcaaccagatccttgaggatatgctcagagcctatgtgattgactttgcgggtaattgggatgagcatttgtacCTTGCCAAGTTTGTGTACAACAACAGTTATTAGGCAACTATCGGCAtcgctccttttgaggcactatatggtagaccgtgcagatctcctagctgttggaccgaggttagagagcgtcGTCTCGTACgtctcgagcttgtgcagtagacatcagAGATTGTTGATATTTCGGAGGATCGATACCAGTCCAATATTCttattctttaacttgttgtTGGTCCTGGTCAAAAGTCTCTCCCTACATAAATGAAACATAACATGGTCGCCCACCTTGAACACCTTTTACTATCAATGCTTATCaacttgctccttgtacttgttGTTCGAGGTATGCAATTTAGCTTGCACATTTACATGAATGCCTACAATTCGATTCGCCATATGTTTTGCTGCAACACTCATGGTTAGGAGTTTAGGTAAAAGGACCAAGTCAAGTATGTGGTGAACGACTCGACCATAAACAATTTGGAATGGGGACTTCCTTGTCGAGTGGTTTacaatgttgttgaatgcaaactccatttgagacaaggccaaatcctaaTGTTTTGGTTTGTCACCCGATATACACCAGAGGAGgtttcctaacgtgcgattcacaacttcggtccgCCCATCGATCTGTGGATGATAGGCATTACTAAATTGAAGTTGCATACCAAAACGATTCCACAAAGTCTGTCAGAAgtagctaatgaacttcatgtcacagTCAGAAATAATTATCATGGAAACCCcatgtaagaccctaacccatgTGTGCACGTCATTCCTTTAAGTCTAACGGTCCTATTGGTCAAATCCTGACAACCCGCCACCTACGGATAATGTTTGTGTCATCCTCAAGTTCGGTCACGTCGACCCGACTTGGATCGACCTGAAACTTATGCCATTGTGTCCGTATcgacgccgcggttccaacgccgcatcccATGCATGAATCCGACGTATACATCACAAGTTATGGGCCACgcttgatatggaccattgatgtgtgattggtggaacccaccatggccatgcacatttccccatgtgatgatgtcatgcctaGGCTTAGATTTTCTAGAAAGCCTACAACCTTATGAACATTAGTTGTATCCCTAGCCCTCATGATTGTTTTC contains:
- the LOC131228830 gene encoding uncharacterized protein LOC131228830: MQCPSKQRVSLATFLLQGEARHWWLSISRMVGPGFVWTWKDFVDRFDQKFFPEHVQEQRAIEFKTLVQGDMTVSQYEARFVTLSRFTSYLVNDKKWKARRFVRGLRPALRSCMVGHCLTTFDQVVHRALVYEEDWAISQRTRDQSFGGDWKRRAPSSSSIQHHQHDIRGVIALSPYSSRGHHSCLLPILLSSNNISSEHNIRLPLLGLLLSTRGSQAGLHSGHSSNRDNSSRGDIGEPLSSLLACIAEESVAGCIEQLPVVCEYPDMFQEILGLPPRRQIEFQIDLIRVRKEDIPKTAFRKRYSHFEFLVMSFGLTNVPVMFM